In Aphelocoma coerulescens isolate FSJ_1873_10779 chromosome 13, UR_Acoe_1.0, whole genome shotgun sequence, the following are encoded in one genomic region:
- the TNIP1 gene encoding TNFAIP3-interacting protein 1: MEGRGPYHIYDPGGGSKENGSSALERLVEENTRLKEKMQGIKSIGELLEESQVEASKLRQKAEDLVKDNKMLIGSPSLEDLVETGAVGPDPSFARAAPGSAQPDTEARKSPPSGSSSEFEIVAIEAQGFPQESRRADLEQPPNEDANLLPQLQQLENTLSGCAKEASKDQVFVRMGYMASELKRLASKVHKNEQRTSFLQTLCETLHSENKELRTKLEHDLEQRNQALEKLRCENQELRRMVTLSSQDSGKREAAEQQQQSGAMVEKAPGREELEAKEKKVKILEHQRRELLEVNKQWDQHFRSMKQKYEQKVTDLHQELAEARRAVTELESEREQKQRDFDRKLLLAKSRIETEEAKKERLAMEVRDLQQRMRFLQEQLAPVTRQREYQEKEIQRLNKALEEALNVQASPPPIFAMEPAGKLPQQELLTQNELLKQQVKIFEEDFQRERSDRERMNEEKEELKQQLEKLQKQLVLSNNQLRASKDDCQREKEEKEKLKKLLKQHKQASGERLHPEPGPGPLGPACPMYQYQYSPPMAHPMYHGYDEWQQIRYPPATPGEHTQGQNFHHFPPPEYPWRPPCAMARSQNAQPVAGVKPVPKDLEQAGPGLP, translated from the exons ATGGAAGGGAGAGGACCTTACCATATATATGACCCCGGCGGGGGCTCCAAGGAGAATGGATCCTCGGCCTTGGAGCGGCTGGTGGAGGAGAACACCCGGCTGAAAGAGAAGATGCAAGGGATCAAGTCTATCG GAGAGCTTCTGGAGGAGTCCCAGGTCGAGGCATCCAAGCTGCGGCAGAAGGCAGAGGACCTCGTGAAGGACAACAAAATGCTGATTGGGTCACCTTCCTTGGAGGACTTGGTGGAAACTGGAG CCGTCGGCCCTGATCCCAGCTTCGCACGGgcagccccaggcagtgccCAGCCGGACACGGAAGCACGGAAATCACCTCCGAGT GGATCCTCTTCAGAGTTTGAGATCGTTGCCATCGAAGCGCAGGGGtttccccaggagagcaggagagcg GACTTGGAGCAGCCACCGAACGAGGATGCCAACCTgctgccccagctgcagcagctggagaatACACTGAGTGGCTGTGCCAAGGAGGCCAGCAAGGACCAGGTCTTCGTGCGCATGGGCTACATGGCCTCCGAGCTCAAGCGCTTGGCCTCCAAGGTGCACAAGAACGAGCAGAGAACATCCTTCCTGCAG ACGCTGTGTGAGACACTGCACAGTGAGAACAAGGAGCTGCGCACCAAGCTGGAGCATGACCTGGAGCAGAGAAACCAGGCTCTGGAGAAGCTCAG GTGTGAGAACCAGGAGCTCCGGAGGATGGTGACGCTGAGCAGCCAGGACAGTGGGAAGAGGGAAGCCGCCGAGCAGCAGCAG CAGAGCGGTGCCATGGTGGAGAAGGCGCCGGGCAGAGAAGAGCTGGAGGCCAAGGAAAAGAAGGTGAAGATCCTGGAGCACCAGCGCAGGGAG ctgctggaggtgaaTAAGCAATGGGATCAGCATTTCCGCTCCATGAAGCAGAAGTACGAGCAGAAG GTCACGGACCTACACCAGGAGCTGGCTGAGGCCCGCAGGGCAGTGACCGAGCTGGAGTCGGAGCGGGAGCAAAAGCAACGGGATTTTGACCGCAAGCTGCTCCTGGCCAAGTCTCGGATCGAAACAGAGGAGGCGA AGAAGGAGAGGCTGGCCATGGAGGTGAGGGACCTGCAGCAGAGGATGCGgttcctgcaggagcagctggctcCCGTCACCAGGCAGAGGGAATACCAGGAAAAGGAGATTCAGAGGCTGAACAAG GCACTAGAAGAGGCCCTGAATGTCCAAGCCTCTCCACCACCCATCTTTGCCATGGAGCCAGCAGGGAAGCtgccacagcaggagctgctgacccAGAATGAGCTACTCAAGCAGCAG GTGAAAATTTTCGAGGAAGACTTCCAGCGGGAACGGAGTGACAGGGAGAGGATGaatgaggagaaggaggagctgaagcagcagctggaaaagctgcagaagcagttggTCCTCTCCAACAACCAG CTGCGAGCCTCCAAAGACGACTGccagagggagaaggaggagaaggagaagctgAAGAAGCTGCTGAAACAGCACAAACAG GCTTCTGGAGAGAGGCTGCACCCTGAGCCGGGGCCAGGGCCGCTGGGCCCAGCCTGCCCCATGTACCAGTACCAGTACAGTCCCCCCATGGCTCACCCCATGTACCACGGCTACGACGAGTGGCAGCAGATCCGATACCCGCCAGCCACGCCAGGCGAGCACACACAAGGACAGAACTTCCACCACTTTCCCCCG cccgagTACCCTTGGCGCCCGCCCTGTGCCATGGCTCGCAGCCAGAACGCCCAACCAGTGGCCGGGGTGAAACCGGTCCCCAAGGACTTGG AACAGGCAGGTCCCGGACTGCCCTAA
- the GPX3 gene encoding glutathione peroxidase 3 has product MPLPRVPVGAPGPRQAVVPPPGGVGPCVRVSVPEPTRLTRPRPGPPRPLALPSQPRSYFSAAGLGGDSRRQRRSSPPLAPGCQGGAGTPRPAMGGCSRSNWILPLFLAGLVQLGRSEEREKVDCYHSVKDTIYSYGALTLDGDEYIPFERYRGKTVLFVNVATYUGLTLQYVELNALQDELRNQGVVVLGFPSNQFGKQEPGQNSEILPALKYVRPGGGFVPNFQLFQKGDVNGANEQKIFTFLKNACPPVAEEFGNPNKLFWEPLRNHDIKWNFEKFLVSPEGVPIMRWYHRTNISVVKNDIIAYLRQRVQHHDEQAEQ; this is encoded by the exons ATGCCGCTGCCCCGTGTACCCGTGGGTGCCCCGGGTCCCCGCCAGGCCGTGGTGCCACCCCCGGGCGGTGTCggtccgtgtgtccgtgtgtccgtcccAGAGCCCACACGGTTaacgcggccccggcccggccccccccgGCCATTGGCTCTCCCCTCGCAGCCCCGCAGCTATTTCTCGGCCGCCGGGCTCGGAGGTGACAGCAGGCGACAGCGGCGCTCGTCCCCGCCGCTCGCCCCGGGCTGTCAGGGGGGTGCCGGCACCCCGCGCCCAGCCATGGGGGGCTGCTCCCGCAGCAACTGGATTTTGCCCCTTTTCTTGGCTGGGCTCGTCCAGCTGGGGCGAAgtgaggagagggagaag GTGGACTGCTACCACTCGGTGAAGGACACCATCTACAGCTACGGGGCCCTGACCCTCGATGGGGATGAGTACATCCCCTTTGAGAGGTACAGGGGGAAGACAGTGCTCTTTGTCAACGTAGCCACATACTGAGGCCTGACGCTGCAGTATGTTG AACTGAATGCACTACAAGATGAGCTAAGAAACCAGGGGGTCGTGGTCCTCGGCTTCCCCTCCAACCAATTTGGGAAGCAGGAACCCGGCCAGAACTCAGAGATCCTCCCTGCGCTTAA GTACGTCAGGCCAGGAGGTGGCTTTGTTCCCAACTTCCAGCTGTTCCAGAAAGGGGATGTGAACGGGGCCAATGAACAGAAGATCTTCACCTTCCTGAAG AACGCCTGTCCCCCGGTGGCGGAGGAGTTTGGGAACCCCAACAAGCTCTTCTGGGAGCCTCTGCGGAACCATGACATCAAGTGGAACTTCGAGAAGTTCCTGGTGAGCCCCGAGGGTGTGCCGATCATGCGCTGGTACCATCGCACCAACATCTCCGTCGTGAAGAATGACATCATAGCCTACCTGCGGCAGCGGGTGCAGCACCATGATGAACAGGCTGAGCAGTAG
- the SMIM3 gene encoding small integral membrane protein 3 isoform X1 — MTHRMDLPNLTGPTDLPKHILDIWVIVLIILATILIMTALVLCPATAVIIYRVQTHPTRNGIV, encoded by the exons ATGACACACCG GATGGACCTCCCTAACCTCACAGGTCCTACCGACCTCCCCAAGCACATCCTGGATATCTGGGTCATTGTCTTGATCATCCTGGCCACCATCCTCATCATGACAGCGCTGGTGCTGTGCCCAGCCACTGCCGTCATCATCTACCGAGTACAAACGCACCCCACGCGCAACGGCATCGTGTGA
- the SMIM3 gene encoding small integral membrane protein 3 isoform X2, which translates to MDLPNLTGPTDLPKHILDIWVIVLIILATILIMTALVLCPATAVIIYRVQTHPTRNGIV; encoded by the coding sequence ATGGACCTCCCTAACCTCACAGGTCCTACCGACCTCCCCAAGCACATCCTGGATATCTGGGTCATTGTCTTGATCATCCTGGCCACCATCCTCATCATGACAGCGCTGGTGCTGTGCCCAGCCACTGCCGTCATCATCTACCGAGTACAAACGCACCCCACGCGCAACGGCATCGTGTGA